One Comamonas endophytica DNA window includes the following coding sequences:
- the murJ gene encoding murein biosynthesis integral membrane protein MurJ, with product MSLLKAASTVSLLTLASRITGLLRDLLMASMFGANALTDAFNVAFRIPNLFRRLFAEGAFSQAFVPVLAATKEKEGEEATRQLIANVATVLTWALVLTCVLGVLGAPLLVWLLASGLQQQGASYDAAVLMTRWMFPYIGFMSLVALSAGVLNTWKRFVVPAATPVLLNLSMIGAALVGAPWFAARGIEPIYAMAAGVMLGGVLQLGVQLPALRRLGLLPRIGLRWSAVRAAWQDAGVRRILSLMAPALLGVGVAQVSLMINTQIASYLAPGSVSWLFYADRLMEFPTALLGVALGVVLTPQLAAARAAADGERYSAMLDWGLRLVLVLAVPCAVALLVFAEPLVATLFHRGALTERDVGQIALALAGYGAGLVGLVAIKVLAPAYYASQDIRTPVMIAVVVLVITQLLNLALVPWLAHTGLALSIGLAALVNAAWLLVVLLRRGTFRPRPGWGRLLLQVLAASLLLSGLLGWSAQALDWTGLRQHDLQRMGWLALAIVAAALVYFGALWAAGLKLRQLLHR from the coding sequence CTGACCGACGCCTTCAACGTCGCCTTCCGCATACCCAACCTGTTCCGGCGGCTGTTTGCCGAGGGGGCGTTCAGCCAGGCCTTCGTGCCGGTGCTGGCCGCGACCAAGGAGAAGGAGGGCGAGGAGGCGACGCGCCAGCTCATCGCCAACGTGGCAACGGTACTGACCTGGGCACTGGTGCTGACCTGCGTGCTGGGCGTGCTGGGGGCGCCGCTGCTGGTCTGGCTGCTGGCCAGCGGGCTGCAGCAGCAGGGCGCCAGTTATGACGCCGCCGTGCTGATGACGCGCTGGATGTTCCCCTATATCGGCTTCATGTCGCTGGTGGCGCTGTCGGCCGGCGTGCTCAACACCTGGAAGCGCTTCGTGGTGCCCGCGGCCACGCCGGTGCTGCTCAACCTCAGCATGATCGGCGCGGCGCTGGTCGGCGCGCCCTGGTTCGCCGCGCGCGGTATCGAGCCGATCTATGCGATGGCGGCCGGCGTGATGCTCGGCGGCGTGCTGCAGCTGGGCGTGCAGCTGCCGGCGCTGCGCCGGCTGGGCCTGCTGCCGCGCATCGGCCTGCGCTGGAGCGCGGTGCGCGCCGCCTGGCAGGACGCGGGCGTGCGCCGCATCCTGTCGCTGATGGCGCCGGCGCTGCTGGGCGTGGGCGTGGCGCAGGTCTCGCTGATGATCAACACGCAGATCGCCTCCTATCTGGCGCCGGGCAGCGTGTCCTGGCTGTTCTATGCCGACCGGCTGATGGAGTTCCCCACGGCGCTGCTGGGAGTGGCGCTGGGCGTGGTGCTCACCCCGCAGCTCGCCGCGGCCAGGGCGGCGGCGGATGGCGAGCGCTATTCGGCCATGCTGGACTGGGGCCTGCGCCTGGTGCTGGTGCTGGCCGTGCCCTGCGCCGTGGCGCTGCTGGTGTTTGCCGAGCCGCTGGTGGCCACGCTGTTCCACCGCGGCGCGCTGACGGAGCGCGACGTGGGCCAGATCGCGCTGGCGCTGGCCGGCTACGGCGCCGGGCTCGTGGGACTGGTGGCGATCAAGGTGCTGGCGCCTGCGTATTACGCGAGCCAGGACATCCGCACGCCGGTGATGATCGCGGTGGTGGTGTTGGTGATCACCCAGCTGCTGAACCTGGCGCTCGTGCCCTGGCTGGCGCATACCGGGCTGGCGCTGTCGATCGGTCTGGCGGCGCTGGTCAACGCGGCCTGGCTGCTGGTGGTGCTGCTGCGCCGCGGCACCTTCCGCCCGCGGCCCGGATGGGGCCGGCTGCTGCTGCAGGTGCTGGCGGCCAGCCTGCTGCTGTCCGGCTTGCTGGGCTGGAGCGCGCAGGCACTGGACTGGACCGGCCTGCGTCAGCACGACCTGCAGCGCATGGGCTGGCTGGCGCTGGCCATCGTGGCTGCGGCGCTGGTGTATTTCGGCGCGCTCTGGGCGGCGGGCCTGAAGCTGCGGCAGTTGTTGCATCGGTAG
- a CDS encoding SirB1 family protein — MSLRFDAPSSLQYFATLVQSDEQLPLMEAAICIAQDEFPELDIQAVLADIDQMQMRLTRHLAGVHTPLQRLKVVNHFFFGEMGFGGNVNNYYAPENSYIPVVLATRRGIPVSLALVWLELAQAAGLQAAGISFPGHFLLKVGLPEGQVVMDPLTGTSFSAQELAQRLEPFGLGRGRREDSIPLGLHLQAATPRDILERLLRNLKEIYFAQSQWALLTATLDRLIVLLPEDWAEYRDRGAVLAEQGRTREAVADWETYLEHAGDRPDAGLIANRLAVLRG; from the coding sequence ATGTCACTGCGTTTCGATGCGCCTTCTTCCCTGCAGTACTTTGCCACCCTGGTGCAAAGCGATGAGCAGTTGCCGCTGATGGAGGCGGCGATCTGCATCGCGCAGGATGAATTCCCCGAGCTCGACATCCAGGCCGTGCTGGCCGATATCGACCAGATGCAGATGCGCCTGACGCGCCACCTGGCGGGCGTGCACACGCCGCTGCAGCGGCTCAAGGTGGTCAACCATTTCTTCTTTGGCGAGATGGGCTTCGGCGGCAACGTCAACAACTACTACGCTCCCGAGAACAGCTATATCCCGGTGGTGCTGGCCACGCGGCGCGGCATTCCCGTGAGCCTGGCGCTGGTGTGGCTGGAGCTGGCCCAGGCCGCGGGGCTGCAGGCCGCGGGCATTTCCTTTCCCGGCCATTTCCTGCTCAAGGTGGGGCTGCCCGAGGGCCAGGTGGTCATGGATCCGCTGACCGGCACCTCCTTTTCCGCGCAGGAACTGGCGCAGCGGCTCGAGCCCTTCGGCCTGGGGCGCGGGCGCCGCGAGGACAGCATTCCCCTGGGCCTGCACCTGCAGGCGGCCACGCCGCGCGACATCCTCGAGCGGCTGCTGCGCAATCTCAAGGAAATCTACTTCGCGCAAAGCCAGTGGGCGCTGCTCACGGCCACGCTCGACCGGCTGATCGTGCTGCTGCCCGAAGACTGGGCCGAGTACCGCGACCGCGGCGCGGTGCTGGCCGAGCAGGGCCGCACGCGCGAGGCGGTGGCCGACTGGGAAACCTACCTGGAGCACGCGGGGGACCGGCCCGATGCGGGGTTGATTGCGAATCGGCTGGCGGTGTTGCGGGGGTAG
- a CDS encoding AI-2E family transporter, translating into MSDNLPVLREEFSQTPSRSVINASYLLMAGTLLLVMWQGLLPGLLSVCVGFMLTRALARLLARAQRRRAPGYLPHWAQVLAATLVVLAPLALLSSALPHTRGYIVEAPQQYKELLDYLARTVLELRHKLPPDIASQLPDGAREIQAMIASYLGAKAGVLAQAGRAWLSGLLHAYVGLLIGALAAVRHIPLQRPPLVDALYQRIMLFGEAFAQIVAAQFWIATLNAVLTAMFLLFVLPHWDLALPYTPALIMLTFFAGLIPIVGNLLCNAVITLVGLSVSPVAAAACLGFLILIHKAEYVINAKVVGRRTHMGVWELLSVMFVAEAVFGPAGLVAAPLFYAYLKKELEARRLV; encoded by the coding sequence ATGTCCGATAACCTTCCTGTCCTCCGAGAAGAATTTTCCCAGACACCTTCGCGCAGCGTGATCAACGCCAGCTATCTGCTGATGGCCGGCACCCTGCTGCTGGTCATGTGGCAAGGCCTGTTGCCCGGCCTGCTGAGCGTCTGCGTGGGCTTCATGCTCACGCGCGCGCTGGCCCGGCTGCTGGCGCGTGCGCAGCGCCGCCGCGCCCCCGGCTACCTGCCGCACTGGGCGCAGGTGCTTGCGGCCACGCTGGTCGTGCTGGCGCCGCTGGCGCTGCTGAGCAGCGCCCTGCCCCATACCCGTGGCTACATCGTCGAGGCGCCGCAGCAGTACAAGGAACTGCTCGACTACCTGGCGCGCACCGTGCTCGAGCTGCGCCACAAGCTGCCGCCCGATATCGCCAGCCAGCTGCCCGACGGCGCGCGCGAGATCCAGGCCATGATCGCCTCCTACCTCGGCGCCAAGGCCGGGGTGCTGGCCCAGGCCGGCAGGGCCTGGCTGTCGGGGCTGCTGCATGCCTATGTCGGCCTGCTGATCGGCGCACTGGCCGCGGTGCGCCACATCCCGCTGCAGCGCCCGCCGCTGGTCGATGCGCTCTACCAGCGCATCATGCTGTTTGGCGAGGCCTTCGCGCAGATCGTTGCCGCCCAGTTCTGGATTGCGACCCTCAACGCCGTGTTGACGGCGATGTTCCTGCTGTTCGTGCTGCCCCACTGGGACCTGGCGCTGCCCTATACCCCGGCGCTGATCATGCTGACCTTCTTCGCCGGGCTGATCCCGATCGTCGGCAACCTGCTGTGCAACGCGGTCATCACGCTGGTCGGCCTGTCGGTGTCGCCGGTGGCCGCCGCCGCCTGCCTGGGCTTCCTGATCCTGATCCACAAGGCCGAGTACGTGATCAACGCCAAGGTCGTCGGCCGGCGCACGCACATGGGCGTGTGGGAGCTGCTGTCGGTGATGTTCGTGGCCGAGGCGGTGTTCGGCCCGGCGGGGCTGGTGGCGGCGCCGCTGTTCTATGCGTATCTGAAGAAAGAGCTCGAGGCGCGGCGGCTGGTGTAG
- the purM gene encoding phosphoribosylformylglycinamidine cyclo-ligase, with protein sequence MSSSATPTPISYKDAGVDIVAGDALVERIKPLAKKTMREGVMAGIGGFGALFEVPKRYQEPVLVSGTDGVGTKLRLAFEWNMHDTVGIDLVAMSVNDVLVQGAEPLFFLDYFACGKLDVDTAAAVVGGIARGCELSGCALIGGETAEMPGMYPEGEYDLAGFAVGAVEKSKILTGQNVQAGDVVLGLASAGVHSNGFSLVRKCIERAEAGGTLPETLDGKPFKQAVMEPTRLYVKNVLQALALHPIKALAHITGGGLLENIPRVLPDGLAAHLDAGSWPQTELFAWLQATAGIDAVEMNRTFNNGIGMVVVVPAEQAEATAATLQGLGEMVYTIGRIAARGDGEPVEVR encoded by the coding sequence ATGAGCTCCTCTGCCACCCCCACTCCCATTTCCTACAAAGACGCTGGCGTCGACATCGTTGCCGGCGATGCCCTGGTCGAGCGCATCAAGCCGCTGGCCAAGAAAACCATGCGCGAAGGCGTCATGGCCGGCATTGGCGGTTTCGGCGCGCTGTTCGAGGTGCCCAAGCGCTACCAGGAACCCGTGCTGGTCTCGGGCACCGACGGCGTGGGCACCAAGCTGCGCCTGGCATTCGAGTGGAACATGCACGACACCGTGGGCATCGACCTGGTGGCCATGAGCGTCAACGACGTGCTGGTGCAGGGCGCCGAGCCGCTGTTCTTCCTGGACTACTTCGCCTGCGGCAAGCTGGACGTGGACACCGCCGCGGCCGTGGTCGGCGGCATCGCGCGCGGCTGCGAGCTCTCGGGCTGCGCGCTGATCGGCGGCGAAACCGCCGAAATGCCCGGCATGTACCCCGAAGGCGAATACGACCTCGCCGGCTTCGCGGTCGGCGCCGTCGAGAAGTCCAAGATCCTCACGGGCCAGAACGTGCAGGCCGGCGACGTGGTGCTGGGCCTGGCTTCGGCAGGCGTGCACTCCAACGGCTTCAGCCTCGTGCGCAAGTGCATCGAGCGCGCCGAAGCGGGCGGCACGCTGCCCGAAACGCTGGACGGCAAGCCCTTCAAGCAAGCGGTGATGGAGCCCACCCGCCTGTACGTCAAGAACGTGCTGCAGGCACTGGCCCTGCACCCGATCAAGGCGCTGGCCCACATCACCGGCGGCGGCCTGCTGGAAAATATCCCTCGCGTCCTGCCCGACGGCCTGGCCGCCCACCTCGACGCCGGCAGCTGGCCCCAGACCGAGCTGTTCGCCTGGCTGCAGGCCACGGCCGGCATCGATGCCGTGGAAATGAACCGCACCTTCAACAACGGCATCGGCATGGTCGTGGTGGTGCCCGCCGAGCAGGCCGAGGCCACGGCGGCCACCTTGCAGGGCCTGGGCGAAATGGTCTATACCATCGGACGTATCGCCGCGCGCGGTGACGGCGAACCCGTCGAAGTGCGCTGA